Below is a genomic region from Echinicola rosea.
GTGTATTCATACCAGCTATCCCGGTCACCACTGCCGCTTTCCCCCACGTACATTTCCCAGTATTCGGTGGACTCCAATGCCCGTTGTTTCTCGGCAAGGAGCCTTTCGATGGCCGCATTGGATCCTTCCACCATTTTTCCGGTGGCCCCTGCCAGTGGGGAAAGTACTGCGTTCATCAAATGGAGCACGGAAGGGAAGAGCATGATGGCCATGCCCAGGGCAAAGGGGCGCAACAGCGGATAGAAGTCCACCGCCTCTGCCCGTGCGATATGTCCCCATACCCTGCTTCCGATATAAAATATTGCCGCAAACCCCGCAAGTGCCCTGCCCGCCCCGATCAGCTCGGATGCCAGCGGTACCATGTCCACATAGAGGCGGTCCAACACTTGATGGAGTCCCCCTGCCCCTCCGCTCACGCCTTGGGCATGTGTCCCTAGGGCAAGGAACACGAGCAATAATGTAGCTATTCCCCTTTTCATGGCTGTAGGGATTTGATGGTTCCAAGATTTGCAGAAGCCTGTTTCCGCTGGCGGTTCAGTACCGCCGCTTCATTATTAAAGATGCGCACAAATACATAGCGGTCCTTTATTTCATCAAAGATCCGGTCGATGGCCGCCATCCGTTCCCTGTCGGTCATCTGCAGTTTTCCCCCGGTGACCACCAGCAGCAGCTCTTCGATGTTGCGGGCACTCATGTCCAGCAGGTTGCCGTATACCAGGACCAGGTAATCGAGCTCTTCACGGGTAAACCGACCACGGTCGAGAAACTGGCGGTAGGCCCTGCGGTATTCATCCAAAATGAGCTTTTGGTAGTTGATGGTCCCGCCCACCTTATGGTAGCGTTTCACCACCGGGCTGACCGCGGAGAGCCCGTCGATAAAGAGCTTGTGCAAAGAGAAATTGCCCGAGGCAATGTCCCTTACCGCATTATAGCCACGGCTCAAAGTCCGGTAGCCCTTGTACATGTCGTCGAGGACCTGTTTGAACCGGTTCAGCTTTTCCACGTTGAGCAGCAGCTGGGCGGTTTCGCCGACCTGGGCCATCGCCACTTGCGGTGTACCCCACAGACTGCCCATCAGCAATAGTATCGTCAAATAGTGTTTCATGGTGTTTTCAATTGATGTAGTTGCCGAATGGTCCCCAAGTCCCCCGCATGCCAGGCCCGGTGCCGCAGCAATTGGTAGCTTTCCCGGTTGAATGCCCGGAGAAAACGGTCCAGTCCCTGTAGTTCCACGTATAGCCGGTCGACCAGCTCCAGGCGCTCCCCTTCGGAAAGCTCCAGTCCCGGTTGCAGCGCCACGGCCATCAGCTCGTCCAGTAGCTTGGATGCCGTTGACACCGCATTGTCGAATACCTGTCCGAAATACTGCTTTTCGGAAGGCTTCAACCTACCCTGGGCGGCAAACAGCTTTTTGGCCGTTTTTATCCGGCCCAGCAGGCGGAGCTGCAGGGCGATAAATTCCGGGACAACACTGTAATTTCTGACAGCAGGACTGATCCAGGCCAGGCCGCCAAAGAAATCCCCGTGCAGGTTAAGTTCCCCGTTGCGGACCATCTGGACCGTGTTCCAGCCATCGCGCATTATTCCATAGCCTTTCCGCGCATAACCGATATAGAGCTGCAGGCCGGTAACCTGTTTGGCCAGGTATTCCTTTTGGGTCTTTTTCTGCCGGAACCATTCACTGAAGGTCTGGGCATTTGCCGTGGCAGTAAACGCCAATAGCAGAACCACCAGTAGCCGGATTGTTTTCTTTTTAAATTCCATATCGTCTTGATTTTTGTTGTTCCATCGGGTTGACCATTGAAATGGCCAGTTTCCGGGAAGGGATGTCCCGGATATCCCCGGGGGACAGCCTTCTTTCCTTTATGGTCCATCCAAACCGGTCCTGGTGGCAAAGCTCCATGTGGGCAAGTCTCCAGTTCCCTTTTTCATTGGGCTCCAATTTCAGGTAGGCCGTCGTATGGGGGTGGCCTTCTCCCTGCCATTGCAGGTAGGTGCCCATCAGGATTCCCTCATTGGGATAGGTCTCCTCCCCTTTTAGATACCCTTTGATAAAGGCCCTTATGGACGAGGTAAATTTCCCGGGATGGGCAGCCTGGCAATGGTAGGCCCCGTCATAGCCCTTGGCCTTCAGGACGGGCATCCAGCGGTGGGCCAGGTCAAGAAGCTCCCGCAGGGTTGTTATCTGTTGTCTGTTCATGGATTTCCTTTAGTGTTTTGATTGCCCCCTTGGCATGGCTGCGCTGCCGCGCGATCAACAGGTTCCGTTCATTGAAGCGCATCAGATCATTGAGGTTGAAGCGGACCTTCTTTTCTACCCGGTCGATCAGGGCAAGCCGTTCGCCGTCGTCCATTTTCAGGTTAAGGGCGCTGACCACGCCGAGCACCTGTTCGAGGTTGCGCACCGAATGGTCAAGGATGCCCAAATACACCTTTTCCATCCACCGCAGCTCTTCTGCCGAGAACTGCCCGCTTGCGGTGATATGCTGCCAGGCCTTTTGGTATTCGCCCACCAGTCGCCCCTGCATTTCGGCAATGTCCCTGACCTTTTGGTACTGGCTTATGGCGCTTTTCACCTTCCAGAGGCCATCGTAATAATCCCCGTACAGTTCCTTTTGCCGCTCTCCCCACCCGGCGATCTCCTCCAGCTTGAGCTTGTTCAGCGCATTTTCAAGCACCTTCTGCGCATTCTGCAGCCATATGGTGTTGTTCTGCATCCGCTGGATCTTCAGGTCGATCGCCACAATGGCCTTTTTTACCCCTTTGCGGATGATCTCCAGGATATAGGCCGGCACTGCCGCCTCCGATCGGGGCATTTGAGGAGCCCCAAAAAGCAGCAGCCCGGCCAGTATCCCGATCTTAAATGCCTTTGGTACCCTCATTCCTGCCCTCCTTTCATTTCCGCGGCCACTGCCGCAATGCCTTTTTCCAATTTCCCGCCAAAGGCTTTGGCCCTTTCCTGCACCTTTATCTTCTCCTTTTGCTCGGTGGTATAGGCCAGGTATTCCTCGGGCGACACCTCGGTACGGTACACCTTGCTTACCGGGCCAAGGCCGATAAAGACTTCCTTGTACTTCCTTCCCGGCTCATTGGCCCTGTTGATCGACATGATCTGCATGGTCTCCTTTTCGGTCAATCCCAACAGCTCCCGGATCCCGTCGAACTTGTTGCGGTATTTGGACTGGTCGAGTAGGATCTTGCAGTCCGAATTGTTGATGATCGCCTGTTTGATAACGGGGCTGGAAATGATGTCCTCTACTTCCTGGGTGACCACCACCGCCTCGCCATAGAACTTCCTCACCGTTTTGAACAGGTATTTGATGTACTCGGCCATCCCCTGTTTGGCAATCGCCTTCCAGGCCTCTTCGATCAGGATTATCTTCCGCACGCCCCTGAGCTTTCGCATCTTGGAAATGAAGATCTCCATGATGATCAGCGTCACCACCGGGAACAGTATCGGGTGGTCCTTGATGTTGTCCAGCTCAAAGACGATAAAGCGCTGCTCCAGTAGGTCCAGGTTTTCCCGGGCGTTGAGCAGGTAGTCGAACTCCCCGCCCCTGTAATAGGGCCGCAGCACGTAGAGGAAGTTGTCGATGTCAAAGTCCCGGTCCTTTACGCCCTGCGCTTCCAACTGCTGTTTGAACCCGGTTGAACAGAATTCAAAAAAGCTATCAAAGCAGGGAAAGGTATCCAGCTGGTCATAATAGCTGCCAAGGGCATTGGAGATGGCCACGTACTCGCTGCGCGTAAAGGTCTCGTCGTCCTTTTTCCAGAGGGCCAACAGCAGGATCTTGATGCTTTCCTTTTTTTCGGTGTCCAGCACCCTGCCGCCCAGGTGGAAGGGGTTGAAGCAGATGGGGCGGTCCTCTTCATAGGTAAAGTAATAACCTCCTGCCAGCTCGCAGAGCCCACGGTAGGAATGGCCCACGTCCACCAGCACCACATGGGCACCCTGGGCATGGTAGCTGCGCACCATATGGTTGGTAAAGAAGCTCTTGCCGCTGCCCGAGGGGCCTAGGATAAACTTGTTGCGGTTCGTTATCCATCCCCGCTCCATGGGCTTATCGGAGAGGTCCACGTTGACGGGTTTTCCCGTCTGCCGGTCGGCCAGCCGCATGCCGAATGGCGATGGACTGGAGACATAGCCCGTTTCCATGTTGAAAAGGCAGCTGGCCTGCCGGCCAAAGGTCAGGAAGGTCTCCTCTATGGGAAGGGCCGCCGCATTGCCGGGGATCCCCGCCCAGAAGAGCTGCGGGGCCGAAAGGCTTTCCTCCTTGGCCACCGCATCGATCCTGGCAAAGGCCGCCCCGACCTTGTTCCGGATGGATTTGCTCTCCTCCGGATCCTCCGACCAGGCAAGGACATTGAAATGTGCCCTTACCGGCCGGCTGCCCTCTGCAATGCTTTCGTTCAGGAAGTCCTGTATCGCCTCTTTTGCATGCAGGTTTTCCCGGGAATAATGGGCCAGGCTTTGCATGCGAAGTGCCCTGCTCTCGAGTTTTTTTGCCACCGCCTGCCGGTCTTCCACGATCACGTACTGGTTGTAGACATGGTCAATATCCAACAGCTGTCCCAGGGGTGCCGCCTGCCCGATGGCATAGGCCTGCCTGTCGGTGCTGTACGCTTCATGGGGGATCTGGTCGGCCAGCACATTGGGGAGCCTGTCCATCTCCGAAAGGGAAAACACCTGTACCTTGGCCGCACCAATCCGTAGTTCCGGCCTGAAGGCAATGTCCCTTACCCGGGGCTTTCCATCTCCGGGATCCAAAAAGAGGTATTGTTCCAATAGCCCCGGCCTTTGGGCGGTCCCCAGGTAATCAGCCTCCTCCAAACGCCGGACCTCCATGCCGCTGTCGGCAAGCAGTTGGACGAACTGGCCCAGCACGTTTTCAAATTCCTCCATCCTTCTTGCATCCAATAGCTCCGCGGAAAGGAACCTTGGGGAAAGCAGGTTGGAAGTGGCCAGGTCGGTCGGCTTTTTCCCCTTTCTCGGCAGGGTGAGGAACAGATGGCAACAGTGGTCTAGATAGGGACGCTCATGGAAGAACAGCCCGCTGCCCCTGTCCAGGAAGCCTTGGTCTTCCTTTCGGACAAGCCCGTCGAATTGCTTTTTTGCAAACCAATCCTGCTTATGGAGCACCGTTCCTTCAGGAAGGAGCCTGATCGCCTTGGCCCAACCCGACTGTAGGGCAGCATAGCCCGGGCCGTCAAGGGTAAAGATTTCCGGCAGCTGCACTTCATGGCCCGCGGTGATGTCACCTGCGCCCGAAACCAGGAATCCCTTTTCCAGTTTGCCGATGGGAAACCAATCGATCATCTCTTTTACATTGTGGCTATCCATGTTTTTTGCGGTCTTGTTTTCTGATAAATTCCCTGTCACGCACTTTGATCCCCATGGGCACCTTGCGGTGGGCCATGCGCTTTTTCAGGCCATGTTCTCCGTATTTTCGGTTCATCCTGAACACCCCTTCGACAAGCAGGTAGCCCATGAAGCCACAGGCCACGCCGTTGGTCCAAAAGGATATGCCCAGCACATAGCCCATGGCAAACAACAGCAGCAATACCACCAGGCCGATGCCCAGGTAAAGGATGTACTGTGCCTGCAGTCCCTTGAAGGAAACCGGCCTGTTGACGCCCTTGTTGAGGGTAAACCGTTCCATGTCAACCGAAGAAGCTGGTGAGTACCGTGGCCACGATGACCAGGAACACGCAGCTGCCGAACCAGGCGGCGGCCACTTTTCCGGTGTCCGGCTCTCCCGAGTTCCACTTGTTGAAGACCTTTACCGCGCCGATCAGCCCGACGATGGCGCCGATGGCGTACATCAGGTTGACTCCCGACTGGAAGTAGCTCCGCACCTTGGTGGTGGCCTCCATGATGCCGGCATTGCCGTCCTGCCCGAATACCGACAGGGAAATCCCTGCCAGCAAGAGGGCCAGCAGCCCTTTACTGAGTTGGTTGTTTGTCATGTTGTGATGGTTTGGCGTTTTCCCTTTCCACCGCCCGGCAGAAGGGTTCTTTTGTAAGCATGTCCAATTGGATATGGGAAGGGACGAGCAGTTTGCCGGTAGTATAACTGAAGCGCGGCCGCTCGATCCGCTGGTAGATTTGAGCGTATTCCCGGAATGCCTTACTGAGGTTTTCCTCGCTTACCATTTGCGTTTCATGGGGCCTGGGAACACCCCTGCCCCACCATTTTCCCAGCAAATAGGCCGGGCCAAAAAGCAGGAGCAGGACAATAGCATAATAGAGCAGTAGCAGGCCTACTGTGGCCCACCAAAATCCGGGGCTAATTGCATTCCATCCGATCATATCCATTTAGGTTTTGATGATGGCTCAAATCTCAAAAAGTACGGCATAAAAAATTCACCAGTTGGAGCGGACTCCGGTAAAAAAAAAAATTCCCGCTGCCATATCAGCTGAAAACCCCGACCTTTTAAAAACACGGGAACCATTGTCCAGGGTCGAACCAGAAGGCCAAATCAAATGGCAAGGTCCCCACGATTAAATTACTGCCCTGGTTTTTTCTGGAAAACCTCCCACTACTGTCTGCCCTGTTTTCCAACAAGAAACCGGTAAAACACTGCCTTACAATGGAACTTCTCTGACCCTGTGGTCCCAACTTCGTTTATCCAGGTGGTCTAAGATATCCCTAGAGTCCTTCGCTTTCCAAAATATAATCCTCCAGTTTCTCCTTCAGGGCCTCAAGAAACACCGTTCTTCCCTTTTTACGGATCCTGATCTCCTGGAACCGCTTATAGACATCGCCCATATCCCCACCAAGGAGTTGTCCTAAAACTTTGGCCACTTCCTTGATCTCTGCCTGCCCATGGTTCAGCACCCCGGCTACTTTAAGGGCATATATAAGCTCTAC
It encodes:
- a CDS encoding TerB family tellurite resistance protein, whose product is MKHYLTILLLMGSLWGTPQVAMAQVGETAQLLLNVEKLNRFKQVLDDMYKGYRTLSRGYNAVRDIASGNFSLHKLFIDGLSAVSPVVKRYHKVGGTINYQKLILDEYRRAYRQFLDRGRFTREELDYLVLVYGNLLDMSARNIEELLLVVTGGKLQMTDRERMAAIDRIFDEIKDRYVFVRIFNNEAAVLNRQRKQASANLGTIKSLQP
- a CDS encoding conjugal transfer protein TraI, with protein sequence MRVPKAFKIGILAGLLLFGAPQMPRSEAAVPAYILEIIRKGVKKAIVAIDLKIQRMQNNTIWLQNAQKVLENALNKLKLEEIAGWGERQKELYGDYYDGLWKVKSAISQYQKVRDIAEMQGRLVGEYQKAWQHITASGQFSAEELRWMEKVYLGILDHSVRNLEQVLGVVSALNLKMDDGERLALIDRVEKKVRFNLNDLMRFNERNLLIARQRSHAKGAIKTLKEIHEQTTDNNPAGAS
- a CDS encoding TraG family conjugative transposon ATPase, with translation MDSHNVKEMIDWFPIGKLEKGFLVSGAGDITAGHEVQLPEIFTLDGPGYAALQSGWAKAIRLLPEGTVLHKQDWFAKKQFDGLVRKEDQGFLDRGSGLFFHERPYLDHCCHLFLTLPRKGKKPTDLATSNLLSPRFLSAELLDARRMEEFENVLGQFVQLLADSGMEVRRLEEADYLGTAQRPGLLEQYLFLDPGDGKPRVRDIAFRPELRIGAAKVQVFSLSEMDRLPNVLADQIPHEAYSTDRQAYAIGQAAPLGQLLDIDHVYNQYVIVEDRQAVAKKLESRALRMQSLAHYSRENLHAKEAIQDFLNESIAEGSRPVRAHFNVLAWSEDPEESKSIRNKVGAAFARIDAVAKEESLSAPQLFWAGIPGNAAALPIEETFLTFGRQASCLFNMETGYVSSPSPFGMRLADRQTGKPVNVDLSDKPMERGWITNRNKFILGPSGSGKSFFTNHMVRSYHAQGAHVVLVDVGHSYRGLCELAGGYYFTYEEDRPICFNPFHLGGRVLDTEKKESIKILLLALWKKDDETFTRSEYVAISNALGSYYDQLDTFPCFDSFFEFCSTGFKQQLEAQGVKDRDFDIDNFLYVLRPYYRGGEFDYLLNARENLDLLEQRFIVFELDNIKDHPILFPVVTLIIMEIFISKMRKLRGVRKIILIEEAWKAIAKQGMAEYIKYLFKTVRKFYGEAVVVTQEVEDIISSPVIKQAIINNSDCKILLDQSKYRNKFDGIRELLGLTEKETMQIMSINRANEPGRKYKEVFIGLGPVSKVYRTEVSPEEYLAYTTEQKEKIKVQERAKAFGGKLEKGIAAVAAEMKGGQE
- a CDS encoding DUF4133 domain-containing protein yields the protein MERFTLNKGVNRPVSFKGLQAQYILYLGIGLVVLLLLFAMGYVLGISFWTNGVACGFMGYLLVEGVFRMNRKYGEHGLKKRMAHRKVPMGIKVRDREFIRKQDRKKHG
- a CDS encoding DUF4134 domain-containing protein, with the translated sequence MTNNQLSKGLLALLLAGISLSVFGQDGNAGIMEATTKVRSYFQSGVNLMYAIGAIVGLIGAVKVFNKWNSGEPDTGKVAAAWFGSCVFLVIVATVLTSFFG